In Bactrocera oleae isolate idBacOlea1 chromosome 3, idBacOlea1, whole genome shotgun sequence, a genomic segment contains:
- the LOC106623159 gene encoding MTOR-associated protein MEAK7 isoform X3, with amino-acid sequence MGNQHGKNEQKLHFTTDQIKILESSFRACGIHSEKLQKEKLLESWSNVIDPHLAQCTANFLFKRIHLPITLGRYAEPYYIVESGTIDDKVNFLTASLEQTDTNQYTTKELEHYIAAVLKSYLKIESHHCTEAFESCKLHGYQSADRTIFAFSKGLIRSMCQDHDHYFNLSQLEEWLQINPTFLIIWREVFNGLYSRNSAKSLKSSCFFSSNILPVLEGLAVGTNYTPILDIPHVIFINSNLPNEYRNKWRFLFSSKIMGESFSTMLGKILNRGPTLLVIEDEDRYLFAGYSPESWALKSHFFGNESSLLYTLSPAMRCFNSTGYNNHYQYLNLNQQTMPNGLGIGGQFHFWGLWIDSDYGIGQSSESCTTYRDYVQLSKRKDYKIRNIEVWGIGDEPKDEDSEEGEGCGKNSILDKNLEDRVMLQLAGKEMHSEGLREPDMDL; translated from the exons GAATCTTGGTCAAACGTTATAGATCCTCATTTGGCCCAATGCActgcaaattttcttttcaaaaggATACATCTTCCAATTACTCTTGGCCGGTATGCCGAACCATATTATATAGTGGAGAGTGGAACAATCGAtgataaagtaaattttttaaccgCGTCTCTGGAGCAAACAGATACAAATCAGTACACAACAAAGGAATTGGAACAT TATATTGCAGCTGTtctaaaaagttatttaaaaatcgAGTCCCATCACTGCACGGAAGCATTTGAAAGTTGTAAGCTACATGGGTACCAGTCGGCGGATCgaacaatatttgcattttcaaaAGGACTTATTCGCAGTATGTGTCAAGATCATGATCACTACTTTAATTTAAGTCAGCTGGAAGAATGGCTGCAGATAAATCCCACATTTCTAATTATATGGAGGGAAGTATTTAATGGCTTATATAGCAGAAATTCAGCAAAGTCTCTGAAATCAAGCTGCTTTTTTTCCTCTAACATCTTACCAGTATTAGAAG GACTAGCGGTTGGCACAAATTATACTCCAATCTTAGACATTCCACATGTGATATTTATAAATAGCAATTTGCCAAATGAATATCGAAACAAATGGCGTTTCTTATTCTCATCGAAAATAATGGGCGAAAGTTTTTCGACGATGTTAGGAAAGATTTTGAACCGAGGACCTACGCTTTTGGTTATTGAAGACGAAGATCGGTATCTGTTTGCTGGTTACAGCCCAGAGTCTTGGGCattaaaatcacatttttttg gtaATGAAAGTTCACTTCTTTATACCTTAAGTCCTGCAATGCGATGTTTTAACAGCACAGGTTATAATAACCATtaccaatatttaaatttaaatcagcAAACTATGCCCAACGGATTA GGAATCGGCGGTCAGTTTCATTTTTGGGGATTATGGATTGATAGTGACTATGGAATAGGACAAAGTAGCGAATCTTGTACAACCTATCGTGACTACGTGCAACTTAGCAAGCGTAAAGACTATAAAATACGTAATATTGAAGTTTGGGGAATTGGCGACGAACCTAAAGATGAAGACTCTGAAGAAGGCGAA GGCTGTGGAAAGAATTCAATACTGGATAAAAATTTAGAGGATAGAGTTATGCTTCAGTTGGCTGGAAAAGAAATGCATTCGGAAGGCCTGCGTGAACCGGACATGGatttgtga
- the LOC106623159 gene encoding MTOR-associated protein MEAK7 isoform X4, with amino-acid sequence MQSCLWLLLNIRVIAENIESWSNVIDPHLAQCTANFLFKRIHLPITLGRYAEPYYIVESGTIDDKVNFLTASLEQTDTNQYTTKELEHYIAAVLKSYLKIESHHCTEAFESCKLHGYQSADRTIFAFSKGLIRSMCQDHDHYFNLSQLEEWLQINPTFLIIWREVFNGLYSRNSAKSLKSSCFFSSNILPVLEGLAVGTNYTPILDIPHVIFINSNLPNEYRNKWRFLFSSKIMGESFSTMLGKILNRGPTLLVIEDEDRYLFAGYSPESWALKSHFFGNESSLLYTLSPAMRCFNSTGYNNHYQYLNLNQQTMPNGLGIGGQFHFWGLWIDSDYGIGQSSESCTTYRDYVQLSKRKDYKIRNIEVWGIGDEPKDEDSEEGEGCGKNSILDKNLEDRVMLQLAGKEMHSEGLREPDMDL; translated from the exons GAATCTTGGTCAAACGTTATAGATCCTCATTTGGCCCAATGCActgcaaattttcttttcaaaaggATACATCTTCCAATTACTCTTGGCCGGTATGCCGAACCATATTATATAGTGGAGAGTGGAACAATCGAtgataaagtaaattttttaaccgCGTCTCTGGAGCAAACAGATACAAATCAGTACACAACAAAGGAATTGGAACAT TATATTGCAGCTGTtctaaaaagttatttaaaaatcgAGTCCCATCACTGCACGGAAGCATTTGAAAGTTGTAAGCTACATGGGTACCAGTCGGCGGATCgaacaatatttgcattttcaaaAGGACTTATTCGCAGTATGTGTCAAGATCATGATCACTACTTTAATTTAAGTCAGCTGGAAGAATGGCTGCAGATAAATCCCACATTTCTAATTATATGGAGGGAAGTATTTAATGGCTTATATAGCAGAAATTCAGCAAAGTCTCTGAAATCAAGCTGCTTTTTTTCCTCTAACATCTTACCAGTATTAGAAG GACTAGCGGTTGGCACAAATTATACTCCAATCTTAGACATTCCACATGTGATATTTATAAATAGCAATTTGCCAAATGAATATCGAAACAAATGGCGTTTCTTATTCTCATCGAAAATAATGGGCGAAAGTTTTTCGACGATGTTAGGAAAGATTTTGAACCGAGGACCTACGCTTTTGGTTATTGAAGACGAAGATCGGTATCTGTTTGCTGGTTACAGCCCAGAGTCTTGGGCattaaaatcacatttttttg gtaATGAAAGTTCACTTCTTTATACCTTAAGTCCTGCAATGCGATGTTTTAACAGCACAGGTTATAATAACCATtaccaatatttaaatttaaatcagcAAACTATGCCCAACGGATTA GGAATCGGCGGTCAGTTTCATTTTTGGGGATTATGGATTGATAGTGACTATGGAATAGGACAAAGTAGCGAATCTTGTACAACCTATCGTGACTACGTGCAACTTAGCAAGCGTAAAGACTATAAAATACGTAATATTGAAGTTTGGGGAATTGGCGACGAACCTAAAGATGAAGACTCTGAAGAAGGCGAA GGCTGTGGAAAGAATTCAATACTGGATAAAAATTTAGAGGATAGAGTTATGCTTCAGTTGGCTGGAAAAGAAATGCATTCGGAAGGCCTGCGTGAACCGGACATGGatttgtga